In a genomic window of Ralstonia nicotianae:
- a CDS encoding ATP-binding protein yields the protein MDGVQGPVKPSLQRRLSLWLSAIIVAVAVAAGGFAFVSAFSEAHELQDDVLRQVGAMFDPQHLPAASAEAPMADQESRVVVQLLPAPGADAGRASTRATPVFPSTLADGMQTARTGKYDYRVWVRTLADGQRIAVAQETAVRNETARNSALHTVMPFLILVPILLLAMADVLRKMFAPIRRLAHEVDQRDERQLHAIAPDAVPAEVRPFVVAINRLLARVAQSVQAQHRFVADAAHELRTPLTALSLQAERLGEAPMSAAAQERLAALRQGIERSRALLEQLLTLARAQADTQAPAGAVSVQRVFRSVLEDLMPLAEAKRLDLGVTTDADARVRAGELDLFVILRNLVDNAIRYTPDGGSIDLSLQTDGGLAHITVQDTGPGIPASERARVFDAFYRVLGNGATGSGLGLSIVGTLVQRLGGEVALDEAAGTASGLRATVRLPLAG from the coding sequence ATGGATGGTGTCCAAGGGCCGGTGAAGCCATCGCTGCAGCGGCGGCTGTCGCTGTGGCTGTCGGCGATCATCGTGGCGGTGGCGGTGGCGGCGGGGGGCTTCGCCTTCGTGTCGGCGTTCAGCGAGGCGCACGAGCTGCAGGACGACGTGCTGCGCCAGGTCGGGGCGATGTTCGATCCGCAGCATCTGCCCGCCGCGTCCGCCGAGGCGCCGATGGCCGATCAGGAATCGCGCGTCGTCGTGCAGTTGCTGCCGGCACCGGGGGCGGACGCGGGCCGCGCCTCGACCCGCGCCACGCCGGTGTTCCCGTCCACCCTGGCCGACGGCATGCAGACCGCGCGCACCGGCAAATACGACTACCGCGTATGGGTGCGCACGCTCGCCGACGGCCAGCGCATCGCCGTGGCGCAGGAGACCGCCGTGCGCAACGAAACCGCGCGCAACAGTGCGCTGCACACGGTGATGCCGTTCCTGATCCTGGTGCCGATCCTGCTGCTGGCCATGGCGGATGTGCTGCGCAAGATGTTCGCGCCGATCCGCCGGCTCGCGCACGAGGTCGACCAGCGCGATGAGCGCCAGCTGCACGCCATCGCGCCCGATGCGGTGCCCGCGGAGGTGCGCCCCTTCGTGGTGGCCATCAACCGGCTGCTGGCGCGCGTGGCGCAGTCGGTGCAGGCGCAGCACCGCTTCGTCGCCGATGCGGCGCACGAGCTGCGCACGCCGCTCACGGCGCTGTCGCTGCAGGCCGAGCGGCTGGGGGAGGCGCCCATGTCGGCGGCCGCGCAGGAGCGGCTGGCCGCGCTGCGGCAGGGCATCGAGCGCAGCCGCGCGCTGCTGGAGCAGTTGCTGACGCTGGCGCGCGCCCAGGCGGACACGCAGGCGCCGGCGGGCGCGGTCTCGGTGCAGCGGGTGTTCCGCAGCGTGCTGGAAGACCTGATGCCGCTGGCCGAGGCCAAGCGGCTGGACCTGGGCGTCACCACGGACGCCGACGCACGCGTGCGCGCCGGCGAGCTCGACCTGTTCGTCATCCTGCGCAACCTGGTCGACAACGCGATCCGCTACACGCCGGACGGCGGCAGCATCGACCTGTCGCTGCAGACCGACGGCGGCCTGGCGCACATCACCGTGCAGGACACCGGGCCGGGCATCCCCGCATCGGAACGCGCGCGCGTGTTCGATGCGTTCTACCGCGTGCTCGGCAACGGCGCCACCGGCTCGGGGCTGGGGCTGTCGATCGTCGGCACGCTGGTGCAGCGGCTGGGCGGCGAGGTCGCGCTGGACGAGGCGGCCGGCACGGCGAGCGGGCTGCGGGCGACGGTGCGGCTACCGTTGGCCGGATAG
- a CDS encoding CPBP family intramembrane glutamic endopeptidase, producing the protein MPSSEHRYHFPNLLEAFFILIVLFFTEYLMNALIWKLGRNAGLQPMGIYSIGRVLAHGLVFTVLLHHAKGTYRALVHENPSSWQATLAVFTGPVLLLTPGLLLLGSLLQMLVLQLFPMSSSMSDGWHKFLTGGLGAIALICLIAPVVEEMLFRGVILRSFLRQYPAGVAIVHSAAVFGLAHLNVYQFMLAFLLGLLLGKLYERTRSLLPGMLVHGFYNTAIMILAWQSEPSEWGTAADWSVTWCVLAVVSGGAGAWLLYKLLAPAPSSRAAPQA; encoded by the coding sequence ATGCCGTCTTCCGAGCACCGTTATCACTTTCCGAATCTGCTGGAAGCGTTCTTCATCCTGATCGTGCTCTTCTTCACGGAGTACCTGATGAACGCGCTGATCTGGAAGCTGGGCCGCAATGCCGGCCTGCAGCCGATGGGCATCTACAGCATCGGGCGCGTGCTGGCGCACGGCCTGGTGTTCACGGTGCTGCTGCACCATGCCAAGGGCACGTACCGGGCGCTGGTGCACGAGAACCCCAGTTCCTGGCAGGCGACGCTGGCCGTGTTCACGGGGCCGGTGCTGCTGCTGACGCCCGGCTTGCTGCTGCTCGGGAGCCTGCTGCAAATGCTGGTGCTGCAGCTGTTCCCGATGAGTTCGTCGATGAGCGACGGCTGGCACAAGTTCCTCACCGGCGGCCTGGGCGCGATCGCGCTGATCTGCCTGATCGCTCCGGTCGTGGAGGAGATGCTGTTCCGGGGGGTCATCCTGCGCAGCTTCCTGCGGCAGTATCCGGCCGGCGTCGCCATCGTCCATTCGGCGGCGGTGTTCGGGCTGGCGCACCTGAATGTGTACCAGTTCATGCTCGCCTTTTTGCTCGGCCTGCTGCTGGGCAAGCTGTACGAACGCACGCGCTCGCTGCTGCCCGGCATGCTGGTGCACGGGTTCTACAACACGGCCATCATGATTCTGGCCTGGCAATCCGAACCCAGCGAATGGGGTACCGCGGCCGACTGGTCGGTGACGTGGTGCGTCTTGGCCGTGGTCAGCGGCGGTGCGGGTGCGTGGCTGCTCTACAAGCTGCTTGCACCGGCGCCGTCCTCCCGCGCCGCGCCGCAAGCGTAG
- a CDS encoding MFS transporter, translating to MPTLAPQHERRLLWLLALTQFTIIMDFMVMMPLGPQIMHTFGIGPAAFAAAVSAYSWCSGASGLLAATYIDRFDRRRLLLTVYALFSLSNLACALAGTFPLLLAARAFAGLSGGVLGSVILAIVSDVVPPARRGAATGVIMSSFALAAVAGVPIGIALGAHLGWAAPFFLLTALTALFWLGARQTVPPLTAHLREDGHSLGQILGGLWQLLTHPHHLRAFVLTFVMMSSHMMVIPFISPVLVANHGIAPQDLSWLYVAGGAATFFTSRAVGRLADRYGRRRVFVAAALLSFIPVLVMTHLPAWPFIGMLLFFPCFMVILSSRMVPMQALMTTVPAPQVRGAFLSANSAVMSIGTGCGAWLGGLLLSTGAGGQIDGYGFNGWVAVVASLFCVLWIRGIKGSDAHGDPSMPHQACAPGETERT from the coding sequence ATGCCCACTCTCGCCCCCCAACACGAGCGCCGCCTGCTGTGGCTGCTGGCGCTAACCCAGTTCACCATCATCATGGACTTCATGGTGATGATGCCGCTCGGGCCCCAGATCATGCACACCTTCGGCATCGGCCCGGCGGCGTTCGCCGCGGCGGTGTCGGCGTATTCGTGGTGCTCGGGCGCGTCCGGCCTGCTGGCGGCCACGTACATCGACCGCTTCGACCGGCGGCGCCTGCTGCTCACGGTGTATGCGCTGTTCTCGCTGTCCAACCTGGCCTGCGCGCTGGCGGGCACGTTTCCGCTGCTGCTGGCGGCGCGGGCGTTTGCCGGGCTGTCGGGCGGGGTGCTGGGCTCGGTCATCCTGGCCATCGTGTCGGATGTGGTCCCGCCTGCGCGGCGGGGCGCGGCCACCGGCGTGATCATGTCGTCGTTCGCGCTGGCGGCGGTGGCGGGGGTGCCGATCGGCATCGCGCTCGGTGCGCACCTGGGCTGGGCGGCGCCGTTCTTCCTGCTGACCGCGCTGACGGCACTGTTCTGGCTGGGCGCGCGGCAGACGGTGCCACCGCTGACCGCACACCTGCGCGAAGACGGCCACTCGCTCGGCCAGATCCTCGGCGGGCTGTGGCAACTGCTGACCCATCCGCACCACCTGCGCGCCTTCGTGCTGACCTTCGTGATGATGTCATCGCACATGATGGTGATTCCGTTCATCTCGCCGGTGCTGGTGGCCAACCACGGCATCGCGCCGCAGGACCTGTCCTGGCTGTACGTGGCGGGCGGCGCGGCGACGTTCTTCACCTCGCGCGCGGTCGGCAGGCTGGCCGACCGCTACGGCCGCCGCCGCGTGTTCGTGGCGGCCGCGCTGCTGTCGTTCATTCCCGTGCTGGTGATGACGCATCTGCCGGCGTGGCCGTTCATCGGCATGCTGCTGTTCTTCCCGTGCTTCATGGTGATCCTGTCGAGCCGGATGGTGCCGATGCAGGCGCTGATGACCACGGTGCCGGCGCCGCAGGTGCGCGGGGCCTTCCTGTCGGCCAACAGCGCGGTGATGTCGATCGGCACGGGCTGCGGAGCCTGGCTGGGCGGCCTGCTGCTGTCCACCGGCGCGGGCGGGCAGATCGACGGCTACGGCTTCAACGGCTGGGTGGCCGTGGTGGCTTCGCTGTTCTGCGTGCTGTGGATCCGCGGCATCAAGGGGTCGGATGCGCATGGCGATCCGTCGATGCCGCACCAGGCCTGCGCCCCGGGCGAAACGGAACGGACCTGA
- a CDS encoding NnrS family protein, whose product MPRPAPLLNIGQPDPASRVPYTGLPVFALGFRPFYLLAAAFAVIGMALWAALLLGGFSAAHGPTLPPLFWHAHEMVFGVAAAVVVGFLFTAGKNWTGLQTPQGPLLAALAAVWLAARILMWTGPGPLAVAVDVAFLPLCGVLFLRVLRRAANARNYGLAAALLILGAVNAGFHFALMAGAPLLALRCVDAAAGLVAMFVTVIGGRVIPMFSTNAIPGIRIRRAAWAERAIVPLTLAAVIVLALPVSGVVPAAVFASAAVAQVVRWVGWNSVRTLRTPIVAILHVAYGFLPLGFGLLAVSALGGIDRSTALHALTVGAIGGAIVAMITRTALGHTGRPLRAGHAERLAYAAIALAALVRVIGPLLLPRGIWIGVSSAGWVVAFAVYLWKYTPWLLAPRVDGRDG is encoded by the coding sequence ATGCCCCGCCCGGCTCCGCTCCTGAACATCGGCCAGCCTGATCCGGCCAGCCGCGTACCGTACACCGGCCTGCCGGTCTTTGCCCTCGGCTTCCGGCCGTTCTATCTGCTGGCCGCGGCGTTTGCGGTGATCGGCATGGCGCTGTGGGCGGCGCTGCTGCTGGGCGGGTTCTCCGCCGCGCATGGCCCCACGCTGCCGCCGTTGTTCTGGCATGCGCACGAGATGGTGTTCGGTGTTGCGGCGGCGGTGGTGGTGGGCTTCCTGTTCACGGCCGGCAAGAACTGGACCGGGCTGCAGACGCCGCAAGGCCCGCTGCTGGCGGCGCTCGCGGCCGTCTGGCTGGCGGCGCGCATATTGATGTGGACCGGCCCGGGGCCGCTGGCCGTGGCGGTCGATGTCGCGTTCCTGCCGCTGTGCGGCGTGCTGTTCCTGCGCGTCCTGCGGCGCGCGGCGAATGCGCGCAATTATGGTCTTGCGGCGGCCCTGCTGATCCTGGGCGCCGTCAACGCCGGCTTCCATTTCGCGCTGATGGCCGGCGCACCGCTGCTCGCCCTGCGCTGCGTCGACGCGGCGGCCGGACTGGTCGCCATGTTCGTCACGGTGATCGGCGGGCGCGTGATCCCGATGTTCTCCACCAATGCCATTCCCGGCATCCGCATCCGGCGTGCCGCGTGGGCCGAGCGCGCCATCGTGCCGCTGACGCTGGCGGCGGTGATCGTGCTGGCCTTGCCGGTGAGCGGCGTGGTGCCGGCCGCCGTGTTCGCGTCGGCGGCCGTGGCCCAGGTGGTCCGGTGGGTAGGCTGGAATTCGGTGCGGACCCTGCGCACGCCCATCGTTGCCATTCTGCATGTCGCCTATGGCTTCCTGCCGCTCGGGTTCGGCCTGCTCGCCGTGTCGGCTCTGGGCGGGATCGACCGTTCGACCGCGCTGCACGCGCTGACGGTCGGCGCCATCGGCGGGGCGATCGTCGCCATGATCACGCGCACGGCACTCGGCCATACCGGCCGCCCGCTGCGCGCGGGCCACGCGGAGCGCCTCGCCTATGCGGCCATCGCGCTGGCGGCGCTGGTGCGCGTGATCGGGCCGCTGCTGCTGCCGCGCGGCATCTGGATCGGCGTGTCGTCGGCAGGCTGGGTGGTGGCGTTCGCCGTCTATCTGTGGAAATACACGCCGTGGCTGCTCGCGCCGCGCGTTGACGGACGCGACGGCTGA
- a CDS encoding globin domain-containing protein, translating into MLSEQSKPLIDASVPVLREHGLTITQTFYRNMFASHPELTNLFNMGNQANGSQQQSLASAVFAYAANHGNNAALAPVVGRIVHKHAAVGIRPSHYPIVGRHLLGAIAEVLGDAATPELLAAWDEAYWLLAAELIAAEARLYAHTQSGPDHRQPVRIIERHAQAEDVVSFTLEAVGGAKLADFLPGQYISVQVELAPGVLQQRQYSLSDAPNGRTWRISVKRDAGGSGRPAGTVSNWLHDNARPGEVLLVSQPYGDFIPQLATDSPIVLMSAGVGITPMIATLNALARRNTARKVVFSHAGQAASHVAHADDLERAAQVLPDFAAHVFLESGEAADFAARPARPGRMTVETFLDDGVADADFYLCGPLPFMQAQRAALLAGGVPAGRIHREVFGPDLLDDIL; encoded by the coding sequence ATGCTGTCGGAACAGTCCAAGCCCCTGATCGATGCGAGCGTGCCGGTGTTGCGCGAACACGGTCTGACCATCACCCAGACCTTCTACCGCAACATGTTCGCCAGCCACCCGGAGCTGACCAACCTGTTCAACATGGGCAACCAGGCCAACGGTTCGCAGCAGCAGTCGCTGGCTTCGGCGGTGTTCGCCTATGCCGCCAACCACGGCAACAACGCCGCGCTGGCGCCGGTGGTCGGCCGCATCGTCCACAAGCATGCGGCGGTCGGCATCCGGCCGAGCCACTACCCGATCGTCGGGCGGCATCTGCTGGGCGCGATCGCCGAGGTGCTGGGCGATGCCGCCACGCCTGAGCTGCTGGCGGCGTGGGACGAGGCGTACTGGCTGCTGGCCGCCGAACTGATCGCCGCCGAAGCCCGCCTCTACGCGCACACGCAGAGCGGCCCGGACCACCGCCAGCCCGTGCGCATCATCGAGCGCCACGCGCAGGCCGAAGACGTGGTGTCGTTCACGCTGGAAGCCGTCGGCGGGGCCAAGCTGGCCGATTTCCTGCCGGGTCAGTACATCTCGGTGCAGGTGGAACTGGCGCCGGGCGTGCTGCAGCAACGCCAGTACAGCCTGTCGGACGCGCCCAACGGCCGCACCTGGCGCATCTCCGTCAAGCGTGATGCCGGCGGCAGCGGCCGCCCGGCCGGCACCGTGTCGAACTGGCTGCACGACAACGCGCGCCCGGGCGAGGTCCTGCTGGTCAGCCAGCCCTACGGTGATTTCATTCCGCAGCTCGCCACCGATAGCCCCATCGTGCTGATGTCGGCCGGCGTCGGCATCACGCCGATGATCGCCACGCTCAACGCGCTGGCCCGGCGGAACACCGCGCGCAAGGTGGTGTTCAGCCATGCCGGCCAAGCCGCTTCGCACGTCGCGCATGCCGACGACCTGGAGCGTGCCGCGCAGGTCCTGCCGGATTTCGCGGCGCATGTGTTCCTGGAATCGGGCGAGGCCGCGGACTTCGCTGCGCGTCCGGCGCGTCCGGGGCGCATGACGGTCGAGACCTTCCTTGACGACGGGGTCGCCGATGCCGACTTCTACCTGTGCGGTCCGCTGCCGTTCATGCAGGCGCAGCGCGCGGCGCTGCTCGCCGGCGGCGTGCCGGCGGGGCGCATCCACCGCGAGGTGTTCGGCCCCGATCTGCTGGACGACATCCTCTGA
- a CDS encoding RrF2 family transcriptional regulator, with the protein MRLTDYTDYSLRTLIYVAVHPDVLVTIQQIADAFGIPKNHLIKIVQGLGQNGFLHTVRGRAGGITLGRPAVEINIGDVVRATEPDFSLVECFHVNDNHCIITRVCGLRGVLAAALQAYFEVLDAYTLQDLIERPAALNRVLAEGVAVPMPQSGKGRTPKAAPAAGSRTRKSG; encoded by the coding sequence ATGCGACTCACCGACTACACCGACTACAGCCTGCGCACGCTGATCTATGTGGCCGTGCATCCCGACGTGCTGGTGACCATCCAGCAGATCGCTGACGCGTTCGGCATTCCCAAGAACCACTTGATCAAGATCGTGCAGGGGCTCGGGCAGAACGGCTTCCTGCATACCGTGCGGGGACGCGCGGGCGGCATCACGCTGGGGCGGCCCGCGGTCGAAATCAACATCGGCGACGTGGTGCGCGCGACCGAGCCAGATTTCAGCCTGGTGGAATGCTTCCACGTCAACGACAACCACTGCATCATCACCCGCGTGTGCGGGTTGCGCGGCGTGTTGGCAGCCGCACTCCAGGCGTACTTCGAGGTGCTGGACGCGTACACGCTGCAGGACCTGATCGAGCGGCCCGCCGCGCTGAACCGGGTGCTGGCCGAAGGCGTGGCGGTGCCGATGCCGCAGTCGGGCAAGGGCAGGACACCGAAGGCGGCCCCGGCCGCCGGCTCACGCACGCGCAAGAGCGGCTGA
- a CDS encoding type I restriction-modification system subunit M, with protein MMTADLQRQVDRIWDAFHTEGIADPVEIIEQLACLLCLKRLDDLHVLARHLARRSRQPAASGARLPFREDQDDLRWSVFRTLSPQAMFDVVSTRGIPFLQALGDNDPAAGRHMEDIRFTLTTPALLARIVQLLDAIPLHRRDVRGAVYESLLGRIALTRRSGAFHTPRHIVRFMVELTRPDPSDTLCDPAAGTCGFLAAAGEYLRREHPGLLHDARQSAHFHHGMFHGHEIDRAMLRIGSMNLLLHGVEGAGLRHGDALAGAHADEAGAYSLILTHPPFTGDVDRGGADPDLLRLVRTRKTELLFLAHCLRLLRPGGRAAVIVPDGVLFGSGIAHRTLRRMLVEDHRLEGVIKLPGGVFRPYAGIGAAILLFTRTDTGGTGHVWFYDLRADGFSLDDLRTPLLPADRLGATPATPPAPQDHAWNNLPDALHRWNRREASERGNPRTAQSFCVPKDDIAAQDYDLTVSRYQERTPCPSLSAA; from the coding sequence ATGATGACCGCCGACCTCCAGCGCCAAGTCGACCGCATCTGGGATGCCTTCCACACCGAGGGCATTGCCGATCCGGTCGAGATCATCGAGCAGCTGGCCTGCCTGCTCTGCCTCAAGCGGCTGGATGACCTGCACGTGCTGGCCCGCCATCTAGCCAGGCGGAGCAGGCAGCCGGCCGCATCCGGCGCCCGCCTCCCGTTCAGGGAAGACCAGGACGACCTGCGCTGGAGCGTCTTCAGGACACTGAGCCCGCAGGCCATGTTCGACGTGGTGTCCACGCGCGGCATCCCGTTCCTGCAAGCGCTGGGCGACAACGACCCGGCCGCGGGCCGCCACATGGAGGACATCCGCTTCACCCTCACCACGCCCGCGCTGCTGGCCAGGATCGTGCAGTTGCTGGACGCCATCCCCCTGCACCGGCGCGACGTCAGGGGCGCCGTGTACGAATCCCTGCTCGGCAGGATCGCGCTGACCAGACGAAGCGGCGCGTTCCACACGCCCCGCCACATCGTCCGCTTCATGGTGGAGCTCACGCGGCCCGATCCGTCCGACACGCTCTGCGACCCGGCCGCCGGCACCTGCGGATTCCTGGCCGCCGCCGGCGAATACCTGCGCCGGGAGCATCCCGGCCTGCTGCACGACGCTCGGCAGTCCGCGCACTTTCATCACGGCATGTTCCACGGCCACGAGATCGACCGCGCCATGCTGCGCATCGGCAGCATGAACCTGCTGCTGCACGGCGTGGAAGGCGCCGGCCTCCGCCATGGCGATGCGCTCGCCGGAGCGCACGCGGACGAGGCAGGCGCCTATTCCCTGATCCTCACCCATCCGCCGTTCACCGGCGACGTCGACCGTGGCGGCGCGGACCCCGACCTGCTGCGCCTGGTCAGGACCCGGAAGACCGAACTGCTGTTTCTCGCGCACTGCCTGCGCCTGCTGAGGCCGGGTGGCCGCGCGGCCGTGATCGTGCCCGACGGTGTGCTGTTCGGCTCCGGCATCGCGCACCGGACCCTGCGCAGGATGCTGGTCGAAGACCACCGGCTGGAGGGCGTCATCAAGCTGCCCGGCGGGGTCTTCAGGCCGTATGCCGGCATCGGCGCCGCCATCCTGCTGTTCACCCGGACCGACACGGGCGGCACCGGCCATGTCTGGTTCTACGATCTGCGCGCCGATGGCTTCAGCCTGGATGACCTGCGCACGCCGCTGCTGCCCGCAGACCGGCTGGGTGCCACGCCCGCCACGCCACCGGCCCCGCAAGACCATGCCTGGAACAACCTGCCCGACGCGCTACATCGCTGGAACCGGCGCGAGGCGAGCGAGCGCGGCAATCCGCGCACCGCGCAGAGCTTCTGCGTGCCGAAGGACGATATTGCGGCGCAGGACTACGACCTGACCGTGAGCCGCTATCAGGAGCGCACGCCATGCCCGAGCCTGAGCGCTGCGTGA
- a CDS encoding type I restriction endonuclease subunit R: MSSIDRRPVREAATRRPDVAASESQTAACGDAIDRLLHAAGWPLTGPDDTAFPLAGLPTPPGKAYVDYVLWDDRRKPLAIVEARHTRRNTRAGQQRARQYADGLEALTGQRPLIYYTNGRDHWFWDDRAGPPRAVQGFHRQDELERLLGCRTHRQPLATAAIDTAIAGRPYQHRAIRRIAEAFEQDRLRAALVSMAPGTGKTRTAIALTELLMRCRWIKRTLFLADRTAQLTRAAAAFAAHLPQATLVNLAKDAGADGDVYLSTCPTMQDRIAHPIDTVPRFGPGHFDLVIVNIAHRGICRRHRAIFSHFDALRVGLTAMPEDEIDRDTYRLFDLETGIPTDAYDLDEAIADHHLVPPRAVCVPVRQPRGGMAYDALSDAEKDHGDALEWNDNGHADTAVPDAADACLHHQDTVDAMIALVMEKRGRRVADGDWIGKTLIFASNHDHARFIAGRFDANYPQYKGRLACVITYEAGQAQTLIDAFSVADRMPRVAIAAGLLDTGIAVPEVVNLVFFRLVRSKARFRQMVGCGTRPCKNLYGPGQDKQDVLLFDFCQNLAFFDVRLEAAAETMPVPLEQRLFRARLELLARLETRPAGLSVREAGASYGNPPTPAALHDDVAQWLHRQVASMSTDNFAVRAKHRHIAPYVHREAWQRLGPAQAAELSEHVCGLPTTLLDDSDEAARRFDLLMLRLQLCVLRGESAPGHLKRPVRGVARALLAQTGLPAVHDQAGWIQAIAEEGWWDDASVLLLEQARRRLRALVHLTDAQTRWQLACTDPTDAPGPASAIATAACADDTGFARFRTNVCRCLRAHARHPTLHKLRHNAPLTTADLAGLEQMLTANGVGDREAIDRARRASGGLGVFVRGLIGLDREAARAALSGAITSEAMTADQCDFIDLVVTHLAMHGVMEAARLYASPFTDIAPQGPDSLFAPETVDALVTALQQITARAVAA, encoded by the coding sequence ATGTCCTCCATTGACCGCCGGCCCGTACGCGAGGCGGCGACCCGCCGCCCGGACGTCGCCGCCTCGGAAAGCCAGACCGCTGCCTGCGGCGATGCGATCGACCGCCTGCTGCACGCGGCCGGCTGGCCGCTCACCGGCCCGGACGATACGGCGTTTCCCCTCGCCGGCCTGCCCACGCCCCCGGGCAAGGCCTATGTGGACTACGTGCTCTGGGACGACCGCCGCAAGCCGCTCGCCATCGTCGAAGCCCGGCACACGCGGCGCAATACCCGCGCCGGCCAGCAGCGCGCCCGGCAGTACGCAGACGGCCTGGAAGCCCTGACCGGACAGCGGCCGCTGATCTACTACACCAACGGCCGCGACCACTGGTTCTGGGACGATCGCGCCGGCCCGCCGCGTGCCGTGCAGGGCTTCCACCGCCAGGACGAGCTGGAACGGCTACTCGGGTGCCGCACGCACCGGCAGCCGCTGGCCACGGCCGCCATCGATACCGCCATCGCCGGGCGGCCCTACCAGCACCGCGCCATCCGACGCATCGCGGAAGCGTTCGAGCAGGACCGGCTGCGCGCGGCCCTGGTCTCGATGGCCCCCGGCACCGGCAAGACCCGCACGGCGATCGCCCTGACCGAGCTGCTGATGCGCTGCCGCTGGATCAAGCGCACACTGTTCCTGGCCGACCGCACAGCGCAGCTCACGCGGGCGGCGGCGGCCTTCGCGGCGCACCTGCCGCAAGCCACGCTGGTCAACCTGGCCAAGGACGCCGGGGCGGATGGCGACGTCTATCTCTCCACCTGTCCGACCATGCAGGACCGGATCGCGCATCCGATCGACACGGTCCCGCGCTTCGGCCCCGGCCACTTCGACCTGGTAATCGTGAACATTGCGCACCGTGGCATCTGCCGGCGACACCGCGCCATTTTTTCGCATTTCGATGCGCTGCGGGTCGGCCTGACTGCCATGCCCGAGGACGAGATCGATCGCGACACCTACCGCCTGTTCGACCTGGAAACGGGCATCCCCACGGACGCCTACGACCTGGACGAGGCCATCGCCGATCACCATCTCGTACCGCCGCGCGCAGTCTGCGTTCCGGTCCGGCAGCCGCGCGGGGGCATGGCCTACGACGCCCTGTCCGACGCGGAGAAAGACCACGGGGATGCCCTGGAATGGAACGACAACGGCCACGCGGATACGGCGGTGCCCGATGCCGCCGACGCCTGCCTGCACCACCAGGACACCGTCGACGCGATGATCGCGCTCGTGATGGAGAAACGCGGTCGTCGCGTGGCGGACGGTGACTGGATCGGCAAGACCCTCATCTTCGCCAGCAACCACGACCACGCGCGCTTCATCGCCGGCCGCTTCGACGCCAACTATCCGCAATACAAGGGCCGGCTGGCATGCGTGATCACGTACGAAGCCGGGCAAGCGCAAACCCTGATCGACGCCTTCTCGGTGGCCGACCGGATGCCGCGCGTCGCCATTGCGGCCGGCCTGCTCGACACCGGCATCGCGGTGCCGGAAGTGGTGAACCTCGTGTTCTTCAGGCTGGTGCGCTCCAAGGCCAGGTTCCGGCAGATGGTCGGCTGCGGCACACGGCCGTGCAAGAACCTGTACGGGCCGGGACAGGACAAGCAGGACGTCCTGCTCTTCGACTTCTGCCAGAACCTGGCCTTCTTCGATGTGCGCCTCGAAGCGGCGGCCGAAACCATGCCCGTGCCGCTGGAGCAGCGCCTGTTCCGGGCACGGCTCGAACTGCTGGCCCGCCTGGAGACGCGGCCGGCCGGCCTCAGCGTCCGGGAAGCGGGCGCCAGCTATGGCAATCCGCCGACCCCGGCGGCATTGCACGACGACGTCGCGCAATGGCTGCACCGGCAGGTCGCGTCGATGTCGACCGACAACTTCGCGGTGCGCGCCAAGCACCGGCACATCGCGCCCTATGTCCACCGGGAAGCCTGGCAGCGCCTCGGTCCCGCACAGGCCGCGGAACTGTCGGAGCACGTCTGCGGCCTGCCCACCACGCTGCTCGACGACAGCGACGAGGCGGCCAGGCGCTTCGACCTGCTGATGCTGCGCCTGCAGCTATGCGTGCTGCGCGGCGAATCGGCGCCTGGGCACCTGAAGCGGCCGGTGCGCGGCGTGGCAAGGGCATTGCTCGCGCAAACGGGCCTTCCCGCCGTGCACGACCAGGCCGGGTGGATCCAAGCCATCGCGGAGGAGGGCTGGTGGGACGATGCCTCCGTGCTCCTGCTGGAGCAGGCACGGCGGCGCCTGCGCGCGCTCGTCCATTTGACCGACGCGCAGACGCGCTGGCAGTTGGCCTGCACCGACCCGACCGATGCACCAGGCCCGGCCAGCGCGATCGCCACGGCGGCATGCGCCGACGACACCGGCTTCGCGCGCTTTCGCACGAACGTTTGCCGATGCCTGCGTGCACACGCACGGCATCCGACACTGCACAAGCTGCGGCACAACGCGCCATTGACCACCGCCGACCTGGCCGGGCTGGAACAGATGCTGACGGCCAACGGCGTCGGCGACAGGGAAGCGATCGATCGCGCGCGGCGTGCGTCCGGCGGGCTGGGCGTCTTCGTGCGCGGGCTGATCGGCCTGGATCGGGAGGCCGCGCGCGCGGCACTCTCCGGCGCCATCACCAGCGAAGCGATGACGGCCGACCAGTGCGACTTCATCGATCTGGTCGTCACGCACCTGGCCATGCACGGCGTGATGGAAGCCGCGCGCCTGTATGCATCGCCGTTCACCGACATCGCACCGCAAGGTCCGGACAGCCTGTTCGCGCCCGAGACAGTCGACGCACTGGTCACCGCCCTGCAGCAGATCACGGCGCGCGCCGTCGCGGCCTAG